The DNA sequence ATATCACCAAAAATCATTATATTAGTTTCCTTATACCTCCCAACATCAGAACGAAGGCCCAGGAGGTTATATGGCAACATTAAAGGTGAAGGTTAAGAATCCCAGAATTGTATTATTAGTTTCAAGCGTCAATGCACAGCCTCCACAAGCTTCGGCACAGTTACCATGATTTCCGAACTTTAACTATTCATCCATTcaaatttaaaaactaaaaaaaaacgTCACTCCCATCTAATAAAAGAAGTTTAAATGTATTTAGTTTTAGGATTTAGTTACACGGTAACTATACATATTTTGGTAGTTAGCAATTAAATTTGTTGATGATGACCTCTTCTTTTGTTATTTAACTAGAAGAAGGTAGGTTTGCATGCTGGTTTTTGTTCAATGGAACGATCATCTGTAAGCACAGCAACAACTTCCGACATTGTTGGTCTGGCAGACGTTGGTGACTGAGTGCACATCAGAGCAATCTCTATGATCTTTTTGGCATTATTAACAATATCTTCTTTTGGATCTAAAGTCTGATCGATAAAATCAGAATGCGCgtcattttcatacaagttccAGGCCTGTGGCATCATGAGAAGCAATGTTAGGAGATAACTAGTTAAAGGTCTAGTTTGAAAGAGTTGATAGAATGTTAGCTTTGTTCAACAATTCCTTTCTAGCTGAAGCAAAAATGAATTTATAATGTAGAGCTGGCTTACATGTTCAAGGAGAGAAATCGTAACAGGCTCTGTGATCAAACTGGTGCATCGTTTGCCACTTACAATTTCAAGGACCACAACACCAAAGCTGTAGGTATCTACTTTCTCAGACAATTGTCCATGGATTGCATACTCCGGTGCTGTGTAGCCCCTAGTATATTGATAAATTTatgaagtatatatatatatattcaaatcaCACCATTTTAAAATAGAAGAAACAGTGAAGTGAGTGTAGGTTGACTTACAAAGTCCCAGCAAATTTAGTGCTAAGATGACTTTTATCATCACATACAAGTCTTGCCAGCCCAAAGTCTGCAATTTTGGGTTGAAATTCATGATCGAGTAGAATGTTGCTAGATTTTATGTCTCTATGTATAATGCATGAATGAAACTGTTCGTGCAGATAGGCAAGGCCCTTAGCTATGCCAAGGATTATGTCAACCCGCTGTTTCCAGCTGAGAGATCCCTGTTTTTCACCTGCCAATCATAACTTCTTATGAGAATATTCTCTACTAGATGCATAATCTACTATATCGAAATTTGGTGTAGTTCATAAGTAGAACAAAGGAAACTCGCCATAAAGGAATTTATCAAGGCTTCCATTGGCCATGTATTCAAACACAAGAAGTAGCTTTGATCCTCTGCCACCACAGCCTAATAATCGGATGATATTCCGGTGATTAACATTACTTATAAGCTTTACTTCACTCTCAAAATCATTCTTAGCTTTGCTAGTTGTAACTGCAAGTTTCTTTACTGCAACTATATCTCCGTTCTTCATTATTCCCTGAACATTAAAAAAGTATAGCTACACTTTAGCATCAGTTTGGCATCTGGTCAAAATGATTGTACAATTTAGATCACCTTATATACGTCTGCAAAACCTCCCTCTCCTATTTTGGAGTCCTCGCTAAAGCTGCTGGTCGCAGATTTCAAATCTTTGAAATTGTATATAACTGTACCCTGTAACTTGTCTATCCCTAACATATCACCTTGCACACAAAAAACATGTTACATACAATTTGGATATTGTTTATCAAGGTCAATCCCAATTGTTAATACAAGCAGTCTGAT is a window from the Apium graveolens cultivar Ventura chromosome 1, ASM990537v1, whole genome shotgun sequence genome containing:
- the LOC141665183 gene encoding cold-responsive protein kinase 1-like, encoding MRQNILMKMMSLLGSVFLIFLMIIAGVLSDPQTKLLKEDCSQFPIGTDIFDFSNNFNKTFGEIRKQLSTNSSIHFATAVEMNVYGMVQCRNYLSSADCVACLDVAWTQIRRNCPSGDGGHVIFEGCFLRYEARNFFTQSILVTFESSAGVCSAIKSKYDAVTFTPVVERLITDLVAATPKINGFFAATTRPVLHGGATATVYAVAQCIETISRKDCQSCLTIGYNNIQSCPPASEASSADAGCFLRYSDVSFFADKSVINITPHLQGGKRILTSKTAITWGIVGSLCLLLLISAVFLWYQLVRKPKITERGDMLGIDKLQGTVIYNFKDLKSATSSFSEDSKIGEGGFADVYKGIMKNGDIVAVKKLAVTTSKAKNDFESEVKLISNVNHRNIIRLLGCGGRGSKLLLVFEYMANGSLDKFLYGEKQGSLSWKQRVDIILGIAKGLAYLHEQFHSCIIHRDIKSSNILLDHEFQPKIADFGLARLVCDDKSHLSTKFAGTLGYTAPEYAIHGQLSEKVDTYSFGVVVLEIVSGKRCTSLITEPVTISLLEHAWNLYENDAHSDFIDQTLDPKEDIVNNAKKIIEIALMCTQSPTSARPTMSEVVAVLTDDRSIEQKPACKPTFF